In Desulfosediminicola ganghwensis, a single window of DNA contains:
- a CDS encoding 4Fe-4S dicluster domain-containing protein translates to MKISRRNFLKGSAMAGALTVLPKVDAHAAPAPESYATLIDLNKCDGCAGKDTPLCVAGCRSGRAQDFPEPIQDQVRDYWPQKKHEDWSNKRHVTDRFTPYNWLFVQQVQVGGQTLSIPRRCMHCDNPPCVKLCPFGINHKTPEGPVYIQENLCMGGAKCRNVCPWSVPQRQAGVGLYTYIQDYLPMGGGVMFKCDLCRKELVQGGTPHCISACPKDAMSIGSREAILARAEELKDEYDGDMYGMDENGGTSTIYVSPVAFSEIDAALQKAAAEQGRKKVVRLNKPENMLEKQKGLALLSLVAPVIGAVAAFGLAGRKTTDEEVQK, encoded by the coding sequence ATGAAAATCAGCAGAAGAAACTTTCTCAAAGGGAGCGCCATGGCGGGTGCCTTGACGGTACTTCCCAAGGTAGACGCACACGCCGCACCTGCTCCCGAGTCATATGCCACTCTTATAGATTTGAATAAATGTGACGGTTGTGCGGGGAAAGATACCCCGCTCTGTGTCGCTGGCTGCCGCAGCGGTCGGGCGCAGGATTTTCCGGAACCGATCCAGGATCAGGTTCGGGACTACTGGCCACAGAAAAAACATGAAGACTGGTCGAATAAACGGCATGTCACCGATCGCTTCACTCCATATAACTGGCTCTTTGTGCAACAGGTCCAGGTGGGAGGGCAGACACTTTCCATCCCAAGACGCTGCATGCACTGTGATAATCCACCTTGTGTGAAACTGTGCCCTTTCGGCATTAACCATAAAACACCTGAAGGGCCCGTATATATCCAGGAAAACCTGTGCATGGGCGGCGCGAAATGCCGCAACGTCTGCCCCTGGAGTGTGCCGCAGCGCCAGGCCGGAGTTGGACTGTACACGTATATTCAGGATTACCTGCCCATGGGCGGTGGGGTAATGTTTAAGTGCGATCTTTGCCGGAAAGAGCTGGTACAAGGCGGTACCCCCCATTGCATTTCGGCCTGTCCGAAAGATGCCATGAGTATCGGTTCCCGGGAGGCGATACTGGCCAGAGCTGAAGAACTCAAAGATGAATACGACGGCGATATGTACGGAATGGATGAAAACGGTGGTACCTCTACCATATATGTCTCCCCGGTAGCGTTTTCCGAAATAGATGCCGCACTTCAGAAGGCGGCTGCAGAGCAGGGCAGAAAAAAGGTCGTTCGTCTGAACAAGCCAGAGAATATGCTGGAGAAACAGAAAGGTTTGGCGTTGCTGAGTCTGGTGGCGCCAGTTATAGGTGCGGTAGCGGCATTTGGTCTGGCAGGAAGAAAGACCACGGATGAGGAGGTGCAGAAATGA
- a CDS encoding formate dehydrogenase subunit gamma, producing MKRVRHSLAVRLTHWLIAFSGILLLFSGFGQMPMYARYNVVKIPGLAWSSDYALTLILHYVSAAVFTAVVVFHLVYHLRREEFAILPKRGDLGESVRGFLAMFGLGQEPENEKFQAKQRVIYAIIGSTTLVLICTGLLKSYKNLGAIIIDPMILQWTAYIHTIFGMIFMLLLIAHVAALLFKSHRPLIPSMITGKIDRRYAEHHHSRWLDGEGK from the coding sequence ATGAAAAGAGTACGACATTCCCTCGCGGTCCGACTTACCCACTGGCTGATAGCTTTCAGCGGCATCCTGCTGCTCTTTTCCGGTTTTGGGCAGATGCCTATGTACGCACGTTATAACGTGGTGAAAATTCCAGGGTTGGCCTGGTCATCAGACTACGCCTTGACCCTTATTCTGCACTATGTATCCGCGGCAGTTTTTACCGCTGTCGTGGTCTTTCACCTGGTGTATCATCTCCGCAGAGAGGAGTTCGCTATCCTCCCTAAACGGGGTGATCTTGGTGAGTCGGTACGTGGCTTTCTGGCCATGTTCGGCCTGGGGCAGGAACCCGAAAATGAAAAATTCCAGGCCAAGCAACGGGTAATTTATGCCATAATCGGTTCCACCACACTGGTGCTGATTTGTACGGGGCTTTTGAAGTCCTACAAGAACCTTGGTGCCATCATTATCGACCCGATGATCCTGCAATGGACCGCCTACATTCACACGATCTTCGGCATGATCTTTATGCTGCTCCTGATCGCCCATGTCGCGGCATTGCTGTTCAAGAGCCACAGGCCGTTAATTCCCTCGATGATCACCGGCAAAATTGATCGCCGATATGCCGAGCATCATCACTCCAGGTGGCTGGATGGCGAAGGCAAGTAG
- a CDS encoding molybdopterin-containing oxidoreductase family protein translates to MKEIRRSYCGLCHPRCGTLLHLENGKVVKVTGDPDHPITRGVICERGRLMQDHLYHPQRLNYPLKRVGKKGEGRWQQISWDQALDEVAQNLSELRDKHGAETLTFTHGTKRTYHWDCRRFFNLFGSPNTCGVNTICMCPSYATEFATYGGMIMGSEVPAAKCVVLWGCNASQSSPVGLYPKIVAARKNGAKVIVVDPRRTKEAEKADVWLQIRPGTDLALMLGWIRLIIAEDLYDREFVSQWTVGFEELKEAVEPYTPEKVAEITSVPAALVTESARMYATNGPAVIPFGLGLDKQGVNSTQCARGRAIIRAITGNLEIPGGEVFSLAGEIGKIRDTEYLELNDMLPESQKAKQLGVDQYPFFGFPGWEKNSAANKRLPEGYMAAPEAWHSNLAHAREVMNAIITGKPYPVTAAITLANNPLLALPNTKRVFEALQALELYVVVDYYMTPSAALADYVFPAASTVETSEIWLTGRFCMACPQGVEPMYERRNSYDFYRGLGMRLGQEEYWPWETIEDVYDHSLEPVGLTFKQLADQYGVFGEMEYRRYEQFGFGTPSGKVELKSSIFEELGADPLPQYREPVWSPVSSPELAEEYPLILITGSRFMPMYHSEQRQIEKARKKIPDPLVSIHPETAENLGLSEGDWAMISTPLGSIRQRVKITDVMHPKMVDIQHSWWFPEREPNLPELFGVFESNANILCPDDPEFCSPEIGSWPHSALLCRVEKEVEGRKSAHK, encoded by the coding sequence ATGAAGGAAATTCGCAGAAGTTACTGTGGTCTTTGCCATCCACGATGTGGCACCCTTTTGCATCTGGAGAACGGCAAAGTAGTAAAGGTTACCGGAGACCCGGACCATCCAATCACTCGGGGAGTCATCTGCGAACGTGGCCGTTTAATGCAGGATCATCTCTATCACCCACAGCGGTTGAATTATCCTTTAAAAAGGGTTGGGAAGAAAGGGGAAGGTCGCTGGCAGCAGATATCCTGGGACCAGGCTCTGGATGAAGTGGCCCAAAATCTCTCGGAACTTAGGGATAAACACGGAGCAGAAACCCTGACATTTACCCATGGCACCAAACGAACATATCATTGGGATTGCCGCCGTTTTTTCAATCTCTTCGGCTCTCCCAACACCTGTGGCGTAAACACGATTTGCATGTGTCCCAGCTATGCGACTGAATTTGCCACCTACGGGGGCATGATCATGGGTAGCGAAGTGCCGGCTGCCAAATGCGTCGTTTTATGGGGCTGTAACGCTTCACAATCCAGCCCGGTTGGCCTTTACCCTAAAATTGTTGCCGCCCGAAAAAATGGAGCCAAGGTCATTGTCGTTGACCCGAGAAGGACAAAAGAGGCGGAAAAGGCGGATGTGTGGTTGCAGATTCGCCCGGGCACGGACCTTGCGCTCATGCTCGGCTGGATTCGCTTGATTATTGCCGAAGATTTATATGACCGTGAGTTTGTATCCCAGTGGACTGTTGGTTTCGAAGAGTTGAAAGAGGCGGTTGAGCCCTACACTCCGGAGAAGGTTGCAGAAATCACTTCGGTGCCTGCAGCTCTCGTTACAGAGTCGGCAAGAATGTACGCAACAAACGGCCCGGCTGTAATTCCTTTTGGACTGGGTCTGGACAAGCAGGGCGTCAATTCCACGCAGTGTGCGAGAGGTCGGGCAATTATCAGGGCTATTACCGGCAACCTGGAAATCCCCGGCGGAGAGGTCTTCTCGTTGGCTGGTGAAATAGGAAAAATACGTGATACTGAGTATCTCGAGCTTAACGATATGCTGCCTGAGAGTCAAAAGGCCAAGCAGCTTGGCGTTGACCAATATCCGTTTTTCGGTTTCCCGGGATGGGAAAAAAACTCAGCCGCCAACAAGAGACTCCCCGAAGGATACATGGCCGCTCCCGAGGCGTGGCATTCCAATCTCGCGCATGCCAGAGAGGTCATGAACGCCATTATTACCGGCAAGCCATATCCAGTAACAGCTGCAATCACCCTGGCAAACAATCCGCTTCTTGCCTTACCCAATACAAAACGGGTATTTGAGGCTCTGCAAGCCCTGGAGCTATATGTGGTTGTGGACTACTACATGACCCCATCCGCCGCCTTGGCGGACTATGTTTTTCCTGCAGCCTCCACTGTGGAAACCTCTGAAATCTGGTTGACCGGCAGATTCTGCATGGCCTGTCCGCAAGGGGTTGAGCCGATGTACGAACGGCGCAATAGTTATGATTTCTACCGCGGCCTTGGGATGCGCTTAGGTCAGGAGGAATATTGGCCTTGGGAAACGATTGAAGACGTCTATGACCATTCTCTGGAACCTGTTGGCCTGACATTCAAGCAACTGGCGGATCAATACGGTGTATTTGGCGAGATGGAATATCGTCGGTACGAACAGTTCGGCTTCGGGACCCCATCCGGTAAGGTCGAACTGAAATCCTCGATTTTTGAAGAGCTGGGGGCAGATCCTCTGCCTCAATACCGTGAGCCAGTATGGAGCCCGGTGAGCAGCCCGGAGTTGGCGGAGGAATATCCTCTGATTCTGATCACCGGAAGCCGCTTTATGCCCATGTATCATTCGGAACAGCGACAAATAGAAAAGGCCCGCAAAAAAATACCCGATCCATTAGTCTCAATTCACCCCGAAACAGCAGAAAATTTGGGGCTTTCCGAAGGAGACTGGGCCATGATATCGACTCCGCTTGGTTCGATACGCCAGCGGGTAAAGATTACAGACGTCATGCATCCCAAGATGGTCGACATCCAACACTCCTGGTGGTTCCCGGAGCGGGAGCCAAATCTCCCAGAGTTATTTGGTGTTTTTGAGTCAAACGCCAATATTCTTTGCCCGGACGATCCTGAATTCTGCAGTCCTGAAATAGGCAGTTGGCCGCATTCCGCGTTGTTGTGCCGCGTTGAAAAAGAGGTGGAGGGTAGGAAATCCGCCCATAAATAG
- a CDS encoding TetR/AcrR family transcriptional regulator — MKKAASVASRSGCKTTRRSGAPSGPRKADERRATLIKAAGKLFAEKGYEATTMDEIAAAANCAKGTLYHYFSNKAELLQVLREGFELEAMKRIRASVDNCHADDWRGRIKAWIDGAVEGYFEMNELHDRVIYGSGMPFRNPMADAEVTKYLATLISDGTKAGAWHVDDEHWTAVVMFYSFRGGCDEAILGTQCAKDIPNKLYDLFFRILGVNH; from the coding sequence ATGAAAAAGGCCGCTTCAGTTGCGAGCCGATCAGGCTGTAAGACCACCCGTCGAAGCGGGGCACCATCGGGGCCAAGGAAGGCGGATGAGAGACGCGCAACCTTGATTAAAGCGGCAGGCAAGCTTTTTGCTGAAAAGGGCTACGAGGCTACCACGATGGATGAAATTGCAGCCGCCGCCAATTGCGCAAAAGGTACACTGTATCATTACTTTTCTAATAAGGCTGAACTGCTGCAGGTTCTGAGAGAGGGGTTCGAACTAGAAGCCATGAAGCGTATCAGGGCGAGCGTGGATAACTGCCATGCTGATGATTGGCGGGGTCGTATCAAAGCATGGATAGATGGGGCCGTTGAGGGGTATTTTGAGATGAATGAGCTGCACGACAGAGTAATCTACGGTTCAGGAATGCCGTTTCGAAACCCTATGGCAGATGCTGAAGTAACCAAATATCTTGCGACCTTGATAAGCGATGGAACTAAAGCTGGAGCCTGGCACGTTGATGATGAGCACTGGACTGCCGTAGTTATGTTCTACAGCTTTCGAGGTGGCTGTGACGAGGCTATTCTGGGAACACAGTGCGCAAAAGATATTCCGAATAAGCTTTACGATTTGTTTTTCAGAATTTTAGGTGTAAACCATTGA
- a CDS encoding cyclic 2,3-diphosphoglycerate synthase, with protein MIENVIIMGAAGRDFHNFNVYFKDNSRYRVVAFTAAQIPNIEGRSYPPELAGKMYPAGIPIRAEAELAGLIRENSIDLVAFSYSDVPYSEVMHKASIAMAENADFIMIGARYTMLKSAKPVIAVCAVRTGCGKSPTTRKICELLAKEGKKTVVVRHPMPYGDLRKQEVQRFSSYQDFGKMQCTIEEREEYEPLVDLGITVFAGIDYEKILRAAETEADIIIWDGGNNDTPFFAPDVHIVLFDPHRAGHELLYYPGETNMIMADIAIINKVNTAQPKNIDEVRHNIERHAPKARIILAESEISVNRPERIRGRRVLVVEDGPTLTHGGMAHGAGMIAARKHGAAVIVDPRPYAVGTLAKAYKTYPHIGPVLPAMGYSPAQVKDLETTIHNVDCDLVLFATPIKLNRLLSIDHPALRVSYTYRDHGKPDLEDALRPFLMKLFP; from the coding sequence ATGATAGAGAATGTCATTATTATGGGGGCCGCCGGTCGTGATTTTCATAATTTCAACGTCTACTTCAAAGACAATTCCCGATATCGGGTTGTCGCTTTCACCGCCGCCCAGATCCCCAATATCGAGGGACGAAGTTATCCACCGGAACTGGCAGGAAAAATGTATCCCGCCGGCATCCCTATCCGGGCAGAAGCGGAGCTTGCCGGCCTGATCCGCGAAAATTCCATTGATCTGGTGGCCTTTTCCTACAGCGATGTTCCGTATTCCGAGGTGATGCATAAAGCCTCGATCGCCATGGCTGAGAATGCCGATTTCATCATGATCGGTGCACGCTATACCATGCTGAAATCGGCTAAACCTGTGATCGCCGTCTGTGCCGTTCGCACCGGATGCGGCAAGTCTCCAACCACCCGGAAGATTTGTGAATTACTTGCAAAAGAAGGCAAGAAGACAGTGGTGGTTCGTCATCCCATGCCCTATGGGGACCTGCGAAAACAAGAGGTGCAGCGTTTCTCCAGTTACCAGGATTTCGGGAAAATGCAGTGTACTATCGAGGAGAGGGAGGAGTACGAGCCGCTGGTCGATCTCGGTATCACGGTCTTTGCCGGAATTGATTATGAGAAGATTCTGAGGGCGGCGGAAACAGAGGCTGATATCATCATCTGGGACGGAGGCAATAACGATACACCCTTTTTTGCACCCGATGTCCATATTGTCCTGTTCGACCCTCATCGGGCCGGTCATGAACTTCTTTACTATCCGGGTGAAACCAACATGATCATGGCGGATATAGCGATCATCAACAAGGTGAACACTGCCCAACCAAAGAATATAGATGAGGTGCGGCACAATATCGAGCGTCATGCACCAAAGGCCCGGATAATTTTGGCCGAATCCGAAATCAGCGTCAACAGACCGGAACGCATCCGGGGACGGCGGGTACTCGTTGTCGAGGATGGCCCGACGCTGACCCATGGAGGCATGGCCCATGGTGCCGGTATGATCGCTGCCAGGAAGCATGGAGCTGCAGTAATAGTCGATCCCCGGCCCTATGCGGTCGGAACGCTGGCGAAAGCGTACAAGACATATCCCCATATCGGTCCTGTCCTGCCGGCCATGGGGTACAGCCCGGCCCAGGTAAAGGATCTGGAAACCACCATTCACAATGTCGATTGCGACCTTGTTCTCTTCGCCACTCCGATCAAGCTCAACCGGTTGCTTTCCATCGATCATCCGGCTCTTCGGGTTTCTTATACATACCGGGATCATGGCAAGCCTGATCTTGAGGATGCACTCCGTCCTTTTCTTATGAAACTTTTCCCTTAG
- a CDS encoding neuromedin U — protein MCRFLRGEKRDAVLLAIFLNNLKRGDNFMKRHCSVLIMLVSFFLALSNASAEGDLAKQSQNPVGDMISLPFEYWHYEGMPNDSSADVVIAKPVYPVNIGKYNLINRFIIPYISVDANIDGSDLGNVVIPPTNVSENGLGNIQYQGFFSLAEPGEVIYGIGPVLDFPTQSDGLGSEKWSAGIAAVVLTMPGKWVIGALAQNMWSYAGPGDAPDVNKFLFQYFINYNLANGWYLSMTPIITANWEADSDSTWTIPVGGGIGKLHRFGNQPVDFKLQAYGYAEKPDFGPDWSMVFTLKFLFPK, from the coding sequence ATGTGTCGTTTCCTTCGCGGGGAAAAGCGGGATGCTGTTCTGCTTGCTATTTTTCTCAACAACCTGAAGAGAGGAGATAACTTCATGAAGCGCCACTGTAGTGTATTGATCATGCTCGTTTCCTTTTTCCTGGCCTTATCCAACGCGTCTGCCGAAGGTGACCTGGCCAAACAATCGCAAAACCCCGTGGGCGACATGATCAGCCTGCCCTTCGAGTACTGGCATTACGAAGGAATGCCCAACGATTCCAGTGCCGACGTCGTCATCGCCAAGCCGGTGTATCCGGTAAATATCGGAAAATACAATCTGATCAACCGATTCATCATTCCTTACATCTCTGTCGATGCTAATATCGATGGAAGCGACCTGGGTAATGTGGTCATTCCCCCGACCAATGTTTCGGAAAACGGCCTCGGCAACATCCAGTACCAGGGATTCTTCAGCCTTGCCGAGCCGGGGGAGGTCATTTACGGAATTGGGCCGGTACTTGATTTCCCCACTCAAAGTGACGGATTAGGCTCGGAAAAATGGTCGGCGGGAATCGCAGCCGTGGTACTCACGATGCCTGGGAAATGGGTTATTGGAGCCCTTGCGCAAAATATGTGGTCGTATGCCGGCCCGGGTGATGCTCCGGATGTCAATAAGTTCCTGTTTCAGTATTTCATCAATTACAACCTGGCTAACGGCTGGTACCTCTCCATGACGCCCATCATTACCGCCAACTGGGAGGCGGACAGCGACAGTACCTGGACCATCCCTGTCGGCGGAGGCATCGGCAAACTGCACCGGTTCGGCAATCAACCCGTTGATTTCAAACTGCAGGCTTACGGCTATGCGGAAAAACCCGACTTTGGCCCTGACTGGAGCATGGTATTCACCTTAAAATTTCTCTTTCCCAAATAA
- a CDS encoding flavin reductase family protein translates to MNRVNIDAKNGLYPSLTTIVGADVKGKPNWITIAHVGILNHAHGDVPQYLSIGLHSNHYSNIGINEHKEFSINIPSQKMLVATDYAGLVTGEKVDKSELFQVARGELAHAPMIADCPLSMELRLHDTVVLGPHEIFIGELVNTYIDETCLTGKKPDLKKIDPILFDFMAHEYWSIGERTGKPWRDGKALKK, encoded by the coding sequence ATGAACCGTGTAAACATTGATGCCAAAAACGGACTTTATCCTTCGCTCACCACTATTGTCGGCGCCGATGTCAAAGGCAAACCCAACTGGATAACCATCGCCCATGTGGGCATACTCAATCATGCCCATGGAGATGTCCCGCAATATCTTTCAATTGGCCTGCACAGCAACCACTACAGCAACATAGGCATTAATGAGCATAAGGAATTCAGCATTAATATCCCTTCGCAGAAAATGCTGGTGGCAACAGACTATGCGGGCCTCGTGACCGGTGAAAAGGTGGATAAAAGCGAGCTGTTTCAAGTAGCCCGGGGAGAGCTCGCCCATGCCCCGATGATAGCCGATTGTCCGCTCTCGATGGAGTTACGTTTGCATGATACCGTCGTGCTTGGACCCCATGAAATTTTCATTGGTGAACTGGTGAATACGTACATAGATGAAACCTGCCTCACCGGTAAAAAGCCTGACCTGAAAAAGATCGACCCTATTCTCTTTGATTTTATGGCGCATGAATACTGGTCTATCGGAGAACGTACCGGCAAGCCGTGGCGTGATGGGAAAGCGCTCAAAAAATAA
- a CDS encoding MarR family winged helix-turn-helix transcriptional regulator has translation MKHKTESPLDCCLFFTANSLARVITRMGEEEFAAIAMTPSYAFLLMLAMENPGIAQKELAEAMNMAPSTVSRFVDALDKRGLIRKEGLGRNTFIHPTEKGLAIEPQIKEVWHNLYKRYSELLGQENGDQLTRLTLEASRKLQKG, from the coding sequence ATGAAACATAAAACAGAAAGCCCACTCGATTGTTGTCTCTTCTTCACCGCCAACTCACTGGCCAGGGTAATCACCCGCATGGGCGAAGAAGAGTTTGCAGCTATAGCAATGACCCCTTCCTACGCCTTCCTGCTGATGCTGGCCATGGAGAACCCCGGCATAGCCCAGAAGGAGCTGGCTGAGGCTATGAATATGGCCCCTTCCACGGTTTCCCGCTTTGTGGACGCACTGGATAAACGTGGACTTATCAGAAAGGAAGGACTGGGACGCAATACCTTTATCCACCCTACGGAAAAAGGTCTCGCGATTGAACCGCAGATCAAGGAGGTCTGGCATAATCTTTATAAACGCTACTCCGAACTACTCGGCCAGGAAAATGGAGATCAACTGACACGACTGACTCTTGAGGCCAGCCGCAAGCTGCAGAAAGGGTAG
- a CDS encoding toxin, producing the protein MPHFSRKLDQVEVVDPSGHARINRVIDRLLFDPGNSDGKMRGLYNGRLKKYVGRKDYRLIYYWCHLCRKENQRLEQKCDGCDELPDNSVIFFDLYHKKDMKKLKEL; encoded by the coding sequence ATGCCACATTTTTCAAGGAAGCTTGACCAGGTTGAGGTTGTTGACCCATCTGGTCATGCTCGTATCAACAGGGTAATTGATCGATTGTTGTTTGACCCCGGTAATTCAGACGGTAAGATGAGAGGACTTTATAATGGCCGGCTCAAAAAGTATGTAGGACGGAAAGATTACCGCCTGATCTATTACTGGTGTCATCTGTGTCGTAAGGAAAATCAACGCCTAGAACAAAAATGCGATGGATGCGACGAGCTGCCGGACAACAGCGTTATATTTTTTGATCTTTACCATAAAAAGGATATGAAGAAGCTCAAGGAATTGTAG
- a CDS encoding MASE3 domain-containing protein produces MQQISQEREGEGIGNTLQTLLNYTVILGTLIGLYFTIRINYLVFHILAEGYSIIIASSIFVIAWNSKKYIHNPYLLFIGIAYFFIALVDLLHTMAYKGMPLFTDYDYYANQLWIVARYIESITLLVAFAYMRLNRMPRVNLVFIVYTIVTALCIASIFYWKIFPECFVEGQGQTMFKIISEYVICAILVTSVYLLVKNRSRFSPKIFYILLASILFTISSELSFTLYIDNYGMMNLVGHYFKIFSFILIYLALIKTGIEEPFNLFFLDLNRANNDLKEEIRIRKETEAEKEHLINNLTHALEEIKTLQGLLPICSFCKNIRDDKGYWNNIESYLSVHADVEFSHGLCPDCAEKNYPEFYEQ; encoded by the coding sequence ATGCAGCAAATTTCGCAGGAAAGGGAAGGAGAGGGAATAGGCAATACCCTACAGACACTGCTGAATTACACAGTTATTCTTGGCACCCTGATAGGTCTTTATTTCACAATAAGAATTAATTATCTCGTTTTTCATATTCTGGCAGAGGGTTACAGTATTATCATTGCATCTTCTATCTTCGTGATAGCCTGGAACTCCAAAAAGTATATTCACAATCCATATCTGTTGTTTATTGGAATTGCGTATTTCTTCATCGCCCTGGTTGATCTGCTGCATACCATGGCATACAAAGGTATGCCGCTGTTCACGGATTACGACTATTACGCAAATCAACTCTGGATTGTGGCCAGGTACATAGAGTCCATTACACTCCTTGTTGCCTTCGCTTATATGCGCTTGAACCGGATGCCTCGAGTAAATCTTGTTTTCATTGTCTATACGATTGTGACAGCTCTGTGCATAGCCAGTATTTTCTACTGGAAGATCTTCCCCGAATGCTTTGTTGAGGGGCAGGGACAGACAATGTTCAAGATAATAAGTGAATATGTTATCTGTGCCATTTTGGTGACATCGGTCTATCTTCTGGTGAAAAACAGATCAAGATTCTCACCGAAGATATTTTACATTCTCCTGGCGTCGATTCTTTTCACCATCAGCTCAGAGTTGTCATTTACACTGTACATTGACAACTATGGAATGATGAACCTGGTTGGTCACTATTTCAAGATTTTCTCATTTATCCTGATCTATCTGGCACTCATCAAGACAGGCATCGAAGAGCCGTTCAATTTGTTTTTTCTTGACCTGAACCGAGCAAATAATGATTTGAAAGAAGAGATTCGGATCCGCAAGGAAACCGAAGCGGAAAAGGAGCACCTTATCAACAATCTTACTCATGCTCTGGAGGAGATAAAAACTTTACAGGGGTTGCTTCCTATCTGCTCATTCTGCAAGAACATCAGGGATGATAAGGGGTACTGGAATAATATAGAGTCCTATCTCTCAGTTCATGCCGATGTTGAGTTCAGCCATGGTCTATGCCCGGATTGTGCAGAAAAAAATTATCCTGAATTCTATGAACAATAG
- a CDS encoding response regulator, with amino-acid sequence MIKFLKNLPTILIADDDAIFLGVAASMVKNMGYPVITALNGVAAVELFTRNKQSIGVVLLDINMPEMNGIEAFQCIRTLCQKVKVVIVSGCLNDTKREQLSPLSPAAFMEKPISFDALSDVLNSNSPG; translated from the coding sequence GTGATAAAATTCTTGAAAAATCTGCCGACAATACTGATTGCTGATGACGATGCCATCTTTCTCGGCGTGGCAGCGTCCATGGTTAAAAATATGGGATATCCTGTCATCACTGCTCTTAATGGTGTTGCTGCAGTAGAATTATTTACCAGAAATAAACAAAGTATCGGTGTGGTCCTGCTCGACATCAATATGCCAGAAATGAACGGCATTGAAGCCTTTCAGTGTATCAGAACACTCTGCCAAAAGGTGAAGGTGGTAATCGTTTCTGGATGCTTGAACGATACGAAGCGTGAACAACTCTCTCCTCTTAGTCCCGCCGCCTTTATGGAAAAACCTATCAGCTTTGATGCTCTTTCAGATGTACTGAACTCCAATTCTCCAGGTTAA